A region from the Phycodurus eques isolate BA_2022a chromosome 12, UOR_Pequ_1.1, whole genome shotgun sequence genome encodes:
- the ddx3xa gene encoding DEAD-box helicase 3 X-linked a isoform X2, whose translation MSHVVVDNPHGLDQQLAALDLNSVEGQGGGTGRRYIPPHLRNKDGPKNDSPGWDGGRSNGFVNGYHDNRTNGGFGGRGPPRHDRGFGGYENKDGNWGGQPRDNTFNSFGGRNDRSKSAFFHDRGAGSRGRYERGGFSGGGNSRWAEESRDEDWSKPTAPNERQEHELFSGSNTGINFEKYDDIPVEATGSNCPPHIESFHDVDMGEIIMGNINLTRYTRPTPVQKHAIPIIKSKRDLMACAQTGSGKTAAFLLPVLSQIYTEGPGDALQAAKNSGQENGRYGRRKQYPISLVLAPTRELALQIYDEARKFAYRSRVRPCVVYGGADIGQQIRELERGCHLLVATPGRLVDMMERGKIGLDYCNYLVLDEADRMLDMGFEPQIRRIVEQDTMPPKGIRQTMMFSATFPKEIQILARDFLEDYIFLAVGRVGSTSENITQKVVWVEENDKRSFLLDLLNATGKDSLTLVFVETKKGADALEDFLYHEGYACTSIHGDRSQRDREEALHQFRSGRCPILVATAVAARGLDISNVKHVINFDLPSDIEEYVHRIGRTGRVGNLGLATSFFNDKNSNITKDLLDILVEAKQEVPSWLESLAYEHQHKSSTRGRSKRFSGGFGARDYRQTPGGSGGFGGNRAGRNTGGHGGNRGFGGGGFGGNFYSDGGYGGNYSHSGSVDWWGN comes from the exons CTAGCCGCCCTAGACTTGAACTCTGTTGAGGGACAAGGTGGAGGAACTGGCA GACGTTACATTCCACCTCACTTGAGGAATAAAGATGGTCCCAAAAATG ATTCACCTGGATGGGATGGTGGCCGCAGCAACGGATTTGTGAACGGCTACCACGACAACCGCACAAATGGGGGCTTTGGAGGGCGTGGACCCCCTCGCCATGATCGAG GATTCGGCGGTTACGAGAACAAGGACGGTAACTGGGGCGGGCAGCCCAGAGACAACACCTTCAACAGCTTCGGCGGACGGAACGACAGGTCAAAGTCTGCCTTCTTTCATGACCGTGGAGCAGGCTCAAGGGGAAG GTACGAACGTGGCGGCTTTTCTGGCGGAGGAAACAGCCGTTGGGCGGAGGAATCCAGAGACGAGGATTGGTCCAAACCGACTGCTCCCAACGAGCGTCAAGAACA TGAGCTCTTCTCGGGCAGCAACACGGGGATTAATTTTGAGAAGTATGATGATATACCCGTGGAGGCCACCGGAAGCAACTGCCCACCCCACATTGAAAGC TTCCACGACGTGGACATGGGGGAGATCATCATGGGAAATATCAACCTGACTCGCTATACGCGTCCCACTCCGGTCCAGAAGCACGCTATTCCCATTATCAAGTCCAAGAGAGACCTCATGGCCTGTGCCCAGACTG GATCTGGAAAGACTGCCGCTTTCCTGCTGCCCGTGTTGAGTCAGATCTACACAGAGGGGCCAGGAGATGCTCTGCAGGCCGCTAAGAATAGTGGACAG GAGAACGGAAGATACGGGCGCCGTAAGCAGTACCCAATCTCCCTTGTCCTTGCCCCCACCAGAGAGCTGGCACTGCAGATCTATGATGAGGCCAGAAAG TTCGCTTACCGTTCACGCGTGCGCCCCTGCGTGGTATACGGCGGCGCCGACATCGGCCAGCAGATCAGGGAGTTGGAAAGAGGCTGCCACCTGCTGGTTGCCACGCCGGGCCGCCTGGTCGACATGATGGAGAGGGGCAAGATCGGTCTGGACTACTGCAA tTACTTGGTGCTGGATGAGGCCGACCGCATGTTGGATATGGGCTTTGAGCCACAGATCCGACGCATCGTGGAGCAAGACACCATGCCCCCTAAAGGCATCCGTCAGACCATGATGTTTAGCGCCACCTTCCCCAAGGAGATCCAG ATCCTGGCACGTGACTTCCTGGAGGACTACATTTTCCTGGCCGTCGGCCGTGTTGGGTCCACCTCGGAGAATATCACCCAGAAGGTGGTTTGGGTGGAGGAGAATGACAAGAGGTCCTTCCTCTTGGACCTGCTCAATGCCACAG GGAAAGACTCGCTGACTCTGGTTTTTGTGGAGACCAAGAAAGGCGCCGACGCTTtggaggacttcctgtatcACGAAGGCTACGCCTGCACCAGCATCCACGGCGATCGCTCCCAGAGAGACCGCGAGGAGGCTCTGCACCAGTTCCGCTCGGGACGCTGCCCGATCCTGGTGGCCACGGCT GTGGCTGCGAGAGGTCTCGACATCTCCAACGTCAAGCACGTCATTAACTTCGACCTGCCCAGTGACATTGAAGAGTACGTTCACCGTATTGGCCGTACGGGACGTGTGGGCAACCTTG GTCTGGCCACGTCGTTCTTTAAcgacaaaaacagcaacataaCCAAAGACTTACTGGACATTTTGGTGGAGGCCAAGCAGGAGGTTCCCTCCTGGCTAGAGAGCCTGGCTTACGAGCACCAGCACAAGAGCAGCACTCGTGGCCGCTCCAAGAG GTTCTCAGGTGGTTTTGGTGCTCGGGACTACCGACAGACACCGGGAGGATCTGGAGGCTTTGGCGGCAACCGCGCAGGCCGCAACACCGGCGGACATGGAGGGAACCGTGGCTTCGGTGGAG GTGGCTTCGGAGGCAACTTCTACAGCGACGGCGGCTACGGAGGAAACTACAGCCACTCAGGAAGTGTGGACTGGTGGGGCAACTAG
- the ddx3xa gene encoding DEAD-box helicase 3 X-linked a isoform X3 — MSHVVVDNPHGLDQQLAALDLNSVEGQGGGTGRRYIPPHLRNKDGPKNGFGGYENKDGNWGGQPRDNTFNSFGGRNDRSKSAFFHDRGAGSRGRYERGGFSGGGNSRWAEESRDEDWSKPTAPNERQEHELFSGSNTGINFEKYDDIPVEATGSNCPPHIESFHDVDMGEIIMGNINLTRYTRPTPVQKHAIPIIKSKRDLMACAQTGSGKTAAFLLPVLSQIYTEGPGDALQAAKNSGQENGRYGRRKQYPISLVLAPTRELALQIYDEARKFAYRSRVRPCVVYGGADIGQQIRELERGCHLLVATPGRLVDMMERGKIGLDYCNYLVLDEADRMLDMGFEPQIRRIVEQDTMPPKGIRQTMMFSATFPKEIQILARDFLEDYIFLAVGRVGSTSENITQKVVWVEENDKRSFLLDLLNATVIPNEVQESGTDAPEKPGKDSLTLVFVETKKGADALEDFLYHEGYACTSIHGDRSQRDREEALHQFRSGRCPILVATAVAARGLDISNVKHVINFDLPSDIEEYVHRIGRTGRVGNLGLATSFFNDKNSNITKDLLDILVEAKQEVPSWLESLAYEHQHKSSTRGRSKRFSGGFGARDYRQTPGGSGGFGGNRAGRNTGGHGGNRGFGGGGFGGNFYSDGGYGGNYSHSGSVDWWGN, encoded by the exons CTAGCCGCCCTAGACTTGAACTCTGTTGAGGGACAAGGTGGAGGAACTGGCA GACGTTACATTCCACCTCACTTGAGGAATAAAGATGGTCCCAAAAATG GATTCGGCGGTTACGAGAACAAGGACGGTAACTGGGGCGGGCAGCCCAGAGACAACACCTTCAACAGCTTCGGCGGACGGAACGACAGGTCAAAGTCTGCCTTCTTTCATGACCGTGGAGCAGGCTCAAGGGGAAG GTACGAACGTGGCGGCTTTTCTGGCGGAGGAAACAGCCGTTGGGCGGAGGAATCCAGAGACGAGGATTGGTCCAAACCGACTGCTCCCAACGAGCGTCAAGAACA TGAGCTCTTCTCGGGCAGCAACACGGGGATTAATTTTGAGAAGTATGATGATATACCCGTGGAGGCCACCGGAAGCAACTGCCCACCCCACATTGAAAGC TTCCACGACGTGGACATGGGGGAGATCATCATGGGAAATATCAACCTGACTCGCTATACGCGTCCCACTCCGGTCCAGAAGCACGCTATTCCCATTATCAAGTCCAAGAGAGACCTCATGGCCTGTGCCCAGACTG GATCTGGAAAGACTGCCGCTTTCCTGCTGCCCGTGTTGAGTCAGATCTACACAGAGGGGCCAGGAGATGCTCTGCAGGCCGCTAAGAATAGTGGACAG GAGAACGGAAGATACGGGCGCCGTAAGCAGTACCCAATCTCCCTTGTCCTTGCCCCCACCAGAGAGCTGGCACTGCAGATCTATGATGAGGCCAGAAAG TTCGCTTACCGTTCACGCGTGCGCCCCTGCGTGGTATACGGCGGCGCCGACATCGGCCAGCAGATCAGGGAGTTGGAAAGAGGCTGCCACCTGCTGGTTGCCACGCCGGGCCGCCTGGTCGACATGATGGAGAGGGGCAAGATCGGTCTGGACTACTGCAA tTACTTGGTGCTGGATGAGGCCGACCGCATGTTGGATATGGGCTTTGAGCCACAGATCCGACGCATCGTGGAGCAAGACACCATGCCCCCTAAAGGCATCCGTCAGACCATGATGTTTAGCGCCACCTTCCCCAAGGAGATCCAG ATCCTGGCACGTGACTTCCTGGAGGACTACATTTTCCTGGCCGTCGGCCGTGTTGGGTCCACCTCGGAGAATATCACCCAGAAGGTGGTTTGGGTGGAGGAGAATGACAAGAGGTCCTTCCTCTTGGACCTGCTCAATGCCACAG TTATTCCCAATGAGGTTCAGGAAAGTGGGACAGATGCCCCAGAAAAGCCAG GGAAAGACTCGCTGACTCTGGTTTTTGTGGAGACCAAGAAAGGCGCCGACGCTTtggaggacttcctgtatcACGAAGGCTACGCCTGCACCAGCATCCACGGCGATCGCTCCCAGAGAGACCGCGAGGAGGCTCTGCACCAGTTCCGCTCGGGACGCTGCCCGATCCTGGTGGCCACGGCT GTGGCTGCGAGAGGTCTCGACATCTCCAACGTCAAGCACGTCATTAACTTCGACCTGCCCAGTGACATTGAAGAGTACGTTCACCGTATTGGCCGTACGGGACGTGTGGGCAACCTTG GTCTGGCCACGTCGTTCTTTAAcgacaaaaacagcaacataaCCAAAGACTTACTGGACATTTTGGTGGAGGCCAAGCAGGAGGTTCCCTCCTGGCTAGAGAGCCTGGCTTACGAGCACCAGCACAAGAGCAGCACTCGTGGCCGCTCCAAGAG GTTCTCAGGTGGTTTTGGTGCTCGGGACTACCGACAGACACCGGGAGGATCTGGAGGCTTTGGCGGCAACCGCGCAGGCCGCAACACCGGCGGACATGGAGGGAACCGTGGCTTCGGTGGAG GTGGCTTCGGAGGCAACTTCTACAGCGACGGCGGCTACGGAGGAAACTACAGCCACTCAGGAAGTGTGGACTGGTGGGGCAACTAG
- the ddx3xa gene encoding DEAD-box helicase 3 X-linked a isoform X1, whose amino-acid sequence MSHVVVDNPHGLDQQLAALDLNSVEGQGGGTGRRYIPPHLRNKDGPKNDSPGWDGGRSNGFVNGYHDNRTNGGFGGRGPPRHDRGFGGYENKDGNWGGQPRDNTFNSFGGRNDRSKSAFFHDRGAGSRGRYERGGFSGGGNSRWAEESRDEDWSKPTAPNERQEHELFSGSNTGINFEKYDDIPVEATGSNCPPHIESFHDVDMGEIIMGNINLTRYTRPTPVQKHAIPIIKSKRDLMACAQTGSGKTAAFLLPVLSQIYTEGPGDALQAAKNSGQENGRYGRRKQYPISLVLAPTRELALQIYDEARKFAYRSRVRPCVVYGGADIGQQIRELERGCHLLVATPGRLVDMMERGKIGLDYCNYLVLDEADRMLDMGFEPQIRRIVEQDTMPPKGIRQTMMFSATFPKEIQILARDFLEDYIFLAVGRVGSTSENITQKVVWVEENDKRSFLLDLLNATVIPNEVQESGTDAPEKPGKDSLTLVFVETKKGADALEDFLYHEGYACTSIHGDRSQRDREEALHQFRSGRCPILVATAVAARGLDISNVKHVINFDLPSDIEEYVHRIGRTGRVGNLGLATSFFNDKNSNITKDLLDILVEAKQEVPSWLESLAYEHQHKSSTRGRSKRFSGGFGARDYRQTPGGSGGFGGNRAGRNTGGHGGNRGFGGGGFGGNFYSDGGYGGNYSHSGSVDWWGN is encoded by the exons CTAGCCGCCCTAGACTTGAACTCTGTTGAGGGACAAGGTGGAGGAACTGGCA GACGTTACATTCCACCTCACTTGAGGAATAAAGATGGTCCCAAAAATG ATTCACCTGGATGGGATGGTGGCCGCAGCAACGGATTTGTGAACGGCTACCACGACAACCGCACAAATGGGGGCTTTGGAGGGCGTGGACCCCCTCGCCATGATCGAG GATTCGGCGGTTACGAGAACAAGGACGGTAACTGGGGCGGGCAGCCCAGAGACAACACCTTCAACAGCTTCGGCGGACGGAACGACAGGTCAAAGTCTGCCTTCTTTCATGACCGTGGAGCAGGCTCAAGGGGAAG GTACGAACGTGGCGGCTTTTCTGGCGGAGGAAACAGCCGTTGGGCGGAGGAATCCAGAGACGAGGATTGGTCCAAACCGACTGCTCCCAACGAGCGTCAAGAACA TGAGCTCTTCTCGGGCAGCAACACGGGGATTAATTTTGAGAAGTATGATGATATACCCGTGGAGGCCACCGGAAGCAACTGCCCACCCCACATTGAAAGC TTCCACGACGTGGACATGGGGGAGATCATCATGGGAAATATCAACCTGACTCGCTATACGCGTCCCACTCCGGTCCAGAAGCACGCTATTCCCATTATCAAGTCCAAGAGAGACCTCATGGCCTGTGCCCAGACTG GATCTGGAAAGACTGCCGCTTTCCTGCTGCCCGTGTTGAGTCAGATCTACACAGAGGGGCCAGGAGATGCTCTGCAGGCCGCTAAGAATAGTGGACAG GAGAACGGAAGATACGGGCGCCGTAAGCAGTACCCAATCTCCCTTGTCCTTGCCCCCACCAGAGAGCTGGCACTGCAGATCTATGATGAGGCCAGAAAG TTCGCTTACCGTTCACGCGTGCGCCCCTGCGTGGTATACGGCGGCGCCGACATCGGCCAGCAGATCAGGGAGTTGGAAAGAGGCTGCCACCTGCTGGTTGCCACGCCGGGCCGCCTGGTCGACATGATGGAGAGGGGCAAGATCGGTCTGGACTACTGCAA tTACTTGGTGCTGGATGAGGCCGACCGCATGTTGGATATGGGCTTTGAGCCACAGATCCGACGCATCGTGGAGCAAGACACCATGCCCCCTAAAGGCATCCGTCAGACCATGATGTTTAGCGCCACCTTCCCCAAGGAGATCCAG ATCCTGGCACGTGACTTCCTGGAGGACTACATTTTCCTGGCCGTCGGCCGTGTTGGGTCCACCTCGGAGAATATCACCCAGAAGGTGGTTTGGGTGGAGGAGAATGACAAGAGGTCCTTCCTCTTGGACCTGCTCAATGCCACAG TTATTCCCAATGAGGTTCAGGAAAGTGGGACAGATGCCCCAGAAAAGCCAG GGAAAGACTCGCTGACTCTGGTTTTTGTGGAGACCAAGAAAGGCGCCGACGCTTtggaggacttcctgtatcACGAAGGCTACGCCTGCACCAGCATCCACGGCGATCGCTCCCAGAGAGACCGCGAGGAGGCTCTGCACCAGTTCCGCTCGGGACGCTGCCCGATCCTGGTGGCCACGGCT GTGGCTGCGAGAGGTCTCGACATCTCCAACGTCAAGCACGTCATTAACTTCGACCTGCCCAGTGACATTGAAGAGTACGTTCACCGTATTGGCCGTACGGGACGTGTGGGCAACCTTG GTCTGGCCACGTCGTTCTTTAAcgacaaaaacagcaacataaCCAAAGACTTACTGGACATTTTGGTGGAGGCCAAGCAGGAGGTTCCCTCCTGGCTAGAGAGCCTGGCTTACGAGCACCAGCACAAGAGCAGCACTCGTGGCCGCTCCAAGAG GTTCTCAGGTGGTTTTGGTGCTCGGGACTACCGACAGACACCGGGAGGATCTGGAGGCTTTGGCGGCAACCGCGCAGGCCGCAACACCGGCGGACATGGAGGGAACCGTGGCTTCGGTGGAG GTGGCTTCGGAGGCAACTTCTACAGCGACGGCGGCTACGGAGGAAACTACAGCCACTCAGGAAGTGTGGACTGGTGGGGCAACTAG